From a single Paenibacillus sp. FSL R5-0345 genomic region:
- a CDS encoding HD domain-containing protein has protein sequence MNESLIIARTEDFVKEQLGQDTTGHDWWHSDRVRNTAAEIAKIESADVFVCTMAALLHDVADEKLNPSKEEGLLKVRTWLSSNLTDEEQINHIMMIIETMSFSGGGGEPMQTLEGQVVQDADRLDALGAIGIARTFIFSGAKGRPAYDPGVSPREESLQKEYRDYSKGTAINHFYEKLLKLKFLMNTAYGRKLAEERHDFMLNFLDQFYKEWNQGSQ, from the coding sequence ATGAATGAATCTTTAATTATAGCTCGGACCGAAGATTTTGTTAAAGAACAACTTGGACAAGACACTACGGGTCATGACTGGTGGCATTCCGATAGAGTGCGCAACACCGCCGCTGAAATTGCCAAGATCGAGAGCGCAGATGTATTTGTCTGCACGATGGCCGCCTTGCTGCATGATGTTGCTGACGAGAAGCTTAATCCGTCTAAAGAAGAAGGTTTGCTTAAAGTGCGTACTTGGCTTTCTTCAAACCTTACAGATGAGGAACAAATTAATCATATTATGATGATTATTGAGACGATGTCCTTTAGTGGTGGCGGTGGAGAACCGATGCAGACGCTTGAAGGCCAAGTGGTCCAAGATGCCGATCGACTTGATGCGCTTGGTGCGATTGGCATTGCCAGAACCTTTATTTTCTCAGGGGCGAAAGGTCGTCCAGCTTATGATCCGGGAGTGTCTCCAAGAGAGGAATCGCTTCAAAAGGAGTACAGGGATTACAGCAAAGGAACGGCTATCAATCATTTTTATGAGAAGTTATTAAAGTTAAAATTCCTGATGAATACAGCCTATGGACGCAAGTTAGCAGAAGAACGGCATGATTTCATGCTTAATTTTCTGGACCAGTTCTATAAGGAATGGAATCAAGGGAGCCAATAG